A part of Gramella sp. MAR_2010_147 genomic DNA contains:
- the rpsG gene encoding 30S ribosomal protein S7, which translates to MRKRQAKKRPLLPDPKFNDQLVTRFVNMMMWDGKKSVAFKIFYDAIAIVEEKKQDEEKSGLEIWKDALSNVMPHVEVRSRRVGGATFQIPMQIRPDRKVSTAMKWLISFARKRNEKAMAAKLAAEVLAAAKEEGAAVKKRVDTHKMAEANKAFSHFRF; encoded by the coding sequence ATGAGAAAAAGACAGGCGAAAAAACGACCTCTTTTACCAGATCCAAAATTTAACGATCAGCTTGTAACACGTTTTGTGAACATGATGATGTGGGATGGTAAAAAATCTGTTGCCTTTAAAATTTTCTATGACGCTATCGCGATCGTGGAAGAAAAGAAACAAGACGAAGAGAAATCTGGATTAGAGATCTGGAAAGATGCTCTTTCTAACGTTATGCCTCACGTAGAAGTGAGAAGTAGACGTGTTGGAGGTGCAACTTTTCAAATTCCAATGCAGATAAGGCCAGACCGTAAGGTGTCTACTGCTATGAAGTGGTTAATTAGCTTCGCGCGTAAGAGAAATGAGAAAGCTATGGCTGCTAAATTAGCGGCTGAAGTTCTTGCTGCTGCGAAAGAAGAAGGAGCTGCTGTTAAGAAAAGGGTAGATACTCATAAGATGGCTGAAGCTAACAAAGCATTCTCTCACTTTAGATTCTAA
- the rpsL gene encoding 30S ribosomal protein S12: MPTISQLVRKGRAKITKKSKSAALDSCPQRRGVCTRVYTTTPKKPNSAMRKVARVRLTNGKEVNAYIPGEGHNLQEHSIVLVRGGRVKDLPGVRYHIVRGALDTAGVEGRTQRRSKYGAKRPKK, from the coding sequence ATGCCAACAATTTCACAATTAGTACGAAAAGGAAGAGCCAAAATAACCAAGAAGAGTAAATCGGCTGCTTTGGATTCGTGCCCTCAAAGGAGAGGTGTTTGTACACGTGTGTACACAACAACTCCTAAGAAACCAAACTCGGCTATGAGAAAAGTAGCAAGGGTGAGGTTAACTAACGGAAAAGAGGTGAATGCCTACATTCCGGGAGAAGGTCACAATCTACAAGAGCACTCGATAGTATTGGTTAGAGGTGGAAGGGTAAAAGATTTGCCTGGTGTTAGATACCACATTGTTCGTGGTGCGTTAGATACTGCCGGTGTTGAAGGTAGAACTCAGCGTAGGTCTAAGTACGGAGCTAAACGCCCTAAGAAGTAA